From the Desulfosarcina sp. BuS5 genome, one window contains:
- a CDS encoding acyltransferase, which translates to MQNNINVIAPDVKLGRDVTIYNFVNLYGCKIGDETRIGAFVEIQKNVTIGKRCKIQSHTFICEGVVIEDEVMVAHGVMFINDKDPGAVNPDGSLKSEKDWICTPTIVKKRSAIGSNATIMCGITIGEGALIGAGAVVTKDVPPDTIVTGNPAKILKKR; encoded by the coding sequence ATGCAAAATAATATCAATGTTATCGCCCCGGACGTCAAACTGGGGAGAGATGTCACTATTTATAATTTTGTTAATCTTTACGGGTGTAAAATCGGGGACGAAACCAGGATCGGCGCCTTTGTGGAGATCCAAAAAAATGTAACCATCGGCAAGCGGTGCAAAATCCAGAGCCACACCTTTATATGCGAAGGAGTTGTGATTGAGGATGAGGTTATGGTCGCCCACGGCGTCATGTTCATAAATGACAAAGATCCTGGCGCTGTGAACCCGGATGGATCATTGAAAAGCGAAAAAGACTGGATTTGCACCCCTACCATAGTAAAAAAAAGGTCTGCCATAGGGAGCAATGCCACGATTATGTGCGGCATAACCATCGGGGAGGGGGCGCTGATCGGCGCAGGGGCCGTGGTCACCAAAGATGTTCCCCCTGACACCATAGTAACAGGAAACCCTGCAAAAATATTAAAAAAAAGATAA
- the rmuC gene encoding DNA recombination protein RmuC yields MELIYQVLLILIGIVLGCTIAWLLSKKRESIIYDRAKAEADLEKAVIQERLLFRENALAEHKERFEKAERFLAEKEKKNLQLQTRISHLETLLDQERKQSEEKIALLVETKKSQMMEFSSLADRIFDTKGKEITTRNRVDLNDILQPLREQIEGFRKKVEDVYDKESRDRVSLFHEITNLRELNQLISKEAVNLTRALKGDSKTRGTWGEIILERALEDSGLCKGREYDVQVSLENNDGKRFQPDVIVRLPEGRDVIIDSKVSLNAYERYYTAETDQDRARAFKEHINSMRTHIKSLSTKNYLELRGVRSLDFILMFVPIEAAFLATLEQDRGIFNKAFEKNIILVCPSTLLATLRTIQSVWRYEYQNRNSLEIADKAGDLYDKFAGFVEALEDVGKHLGKAVKSYDYAHGRLASGKGNLIKRTEALKALGIKARKDLPKELVEKAAE; encoded by the coding sequence ATGGAATTGATCTACCAGGTTTTACTAATTTTAATAGGAATAGTGCTTGGCTGCACAATTGCATGGCTTTTATCGAAAAAGCGTGAAAGCATTATATATGATAGAGCAAAAGCTGAAGCTGATCTCGAAAAAGCTGTTATCCAGGAAAGGCTTTTATTCCGGGAGAATGCATTAGCGGAACATAAAGAGCGGTTTGAGAAGGCTGAACGATTCTTAGCCGAAAAAGAAAAAAAAAATTTACAACTCCAAACAAGAATTTCCCATCTTGAAACACTGCTTGATCAGGAACGAAAGCAGTCGGAAGAAAAAATAGCCCTACTGGTCGAAACCAAGAAAAGCCAGATGATGGAATTCAGCTCTCTGGCAGACCGTATATTTGATACAAAGGGTAAAGAAATTACCACCCGGAATCGAGTCGATTTGAATGATATCCTGCAACCGTTGCGGGAACAGATAGAGGGTTTTAGAAAAAAAGTTGAGGATGTTTATGATAAGGAATCGAGAGACAGAGTCTCATTATTTCATGAGATCACAAATCTGAGAGAACTTAATCAGCTCATAAGTAAAGAAGCGGTTAACCTGACCAGGGCATTAAAGGGAGACAGTAAAACAAGGGGGACATGGGGCGAGATTATTCTTGAAAGGGCGCTGGAAGATTCGGGCCTTTGTAAGGGAAGGGAATATGATGTTCAGGTCAGTCTGGAAAATAATGACGGCAAACGTTTTCAGCCGGACGTTATCGTCCGCCTGCCGGAAGGACGGGACGTCATTATCGACTCCAAAGTATCTCTGAACGCTTACGAACGCTATTATACTGCTGAAACCGATCAGGATCGGGCTCGTGCCTTTAAAGAGCATATTAATTCCATGCGTACGCATATCAAAAGCCTGAGCACTAAAAATTATTTAGAGCTTAGAGGAGTGCGCTCTCTCGATTTTATCCTGATGTTTGTCCCGATTGAAGCCGCCTTTCTTGCCACCCTGGAACAGGACAGGGGGATATTTAACAAGGCTTTTGAAAAAAATATTATCCTGGTCTGCCCATCCACGCTCCTGGCCACCCTCAGAACTATTCAAAGTGTCTGGCGTTATGAATATCAGAACCGGAATTCACTTGAAATTGCAGACAAAGCCGGTGACCTGTATGATAAATTTGCCGGTTTTGTCGAAGCCCTGGAAGATGTGGGGAAACATTTGGGAAAAGCAGTAAAATCGTACGATTATGCTCACGGCCGGCTTGCAAGCGGAAAGGGTAATTTAATAAAACGAACAGAGGCGCTGAAAGCACTCGGCATAAAAGCAAGAAAAGATTTGCCTAAAGAGCTTGTTGAAAAGGCGGCCGAATAG
- the radC gene encoding RadC family protein → MKSIKEIPEHNRPREMLREKGASALTDEQLVMAIIGSGGRGFDVVSIARAVVKLIREHKGALSLEHLSSVNGMGLAKSAQILSSLELTRRYLAKDRLRISSAADALPLLADISKKNQEHFVCISLNGANEVIEKRIVTIGLVNSSQIHPREVFADVLKDRASAVIFAHNHPSGDLKPSKADTLAQKQLVDAAEILGIRVLDHIIVSKRGYCSFQEEGLI, encoded by the coding sequence ATGAAATCGATCAAGGAGATACCTGAACATAACCGGCCGCGTGAAATGCTGCGGGAAAAAGGTGCATCAGCGCTTACTGATGAACAACTTGTAATGGCTATTATAGGATCCGGAGGGAGGGGATTCGATGTTGTTTCAATTGCGCGGGCCGTCGTAAAACTTATCCGGGAGCATAAAGGTGCTCTGTCCCTTGAACACCTCTCTTCAGTAAACGGAATGGGGCTTGCAAAATCCGCCCAAATACTCTCCTCCCTTGAACTTACCCGACGATACCTGGCTAAAGATAGATTAAGAATATCAAGCGCAGCAGATGCGCTCCCCCTGCTGGCCGATATTTCCAAAAAAAATCAGGAACATTTTGTCTGCATATCCCTTAACGGGGCTAATGAAGTTATTGAAAAAAGAATAGTCACCATAGGCCTGGTCAACAGCAGTCAGATCCACCCCCGTGAGGTTTTTGCCGATGTGCTTAAAGACAGGGCATCAGCAGTCATATTTGCTCATAACCATCCTTCCGGTGATTTAAAACCCAGTAAAGCAGATACGTTGGCGCAAAAACAGCTTGTCGATGCGGCGGAGATTCTTGGGATACGTGTTCTTGATCATATTATTGTATCAAAACGTGGTTATTGTAGTTTCCAGGAAGAAGGTTTAATATAG
- a CDS encoding UDP-N-acetylmuramate--L-alanine ligase has translation MDLNKNYIPDHLKSIHLIAACGTGMGALACMLKDAGFAITGSDRKVYPPISTFLSARGINLSDGFSPENLSYGPDLVIVGNAVRRENSEAVKMMEMGIPFCSMPQAVRNIFAKKKKTILITGTHGKTTTASIIAWIFHEAGRYESKWDPSFIIGGILKNFGSNYRVGKGEYIVIEGDEYDTAFFDKGAKFLHYDPLMTILTSVEFDHADIFKDLDHVKRTFKTFLDAISSKSSLFVFDNDANIDTLVVNGKFRLEKYGKKESSGWRLADIEIDPPWTKFRLLKHGGKATTFKTRLMGEHNLLNASAAIAIAHSLHIPLEIIQKAVATFQGIKRRQEVRGLKNNITVMDDFAHHPTAVRETIKAVKPYYPDGRVIAVFEPRTNSSMRKVFQDVYPLSFDFADIICIRKPPLLNKIPSDDRFSSKKLVEDIKSRNKDAYYFKNTEEIIAFLIKEAKPKDLILIMSNGGFDNIHERLLDGGL, from the coding sequence ATGGATTTAAATAAAAATTATATACCGGATCATCTTAAGAGCATACATCTTATCGCGGCTTGCGGCACAGGCATGGGTGCTCTGGCCTGCATGCTTAAGGATGCAGGTTTTGCCATAACAGGGTCAGACAGAAAAGTATATCCTCCGATAAGCACTTTTCTTTCAGCCAGAGGTATCAATCTATCTGATGGATTTAGCCCGGAGAACCTATCATACGGACCGGACCTTGTTATTGTTGGTAATGCTGTAAGACGTGAGAATTCCGAAGCAGTAAAAATGATGGAGATGGGCATCCCTTTTTGCTCCATGCCCCAGGCCGTTAGAAATATTTTTGCCAAAAAAAAGAAAACGATTCTGATTACCGGCACCCATGGTAAAACTACCACTGCTTCAATTATTGCCTGGATTTTTCATGAGGCCGGCCGTTATGAAAGCAAATGGGATCCTTCCTTTATAATTGGCGGGATCCTGAAAAATTTTGGGAGTAATTATCGTGTTGGGAAAGGGGAGTATATAGTAATAGAAGGTGATGAATACGATACGGCATTTTTTGATAAAGGAGCCAAATTTTTACACTACGACCCACTCATGACCATCCTCACAAGCGTAGAATTCGATCATGCGGATATTTTCAAAGATCTCGATCATGTAAAACGGACATTCAAAACTTTTTTGGATGCTATTTCTTCAAAAAGCAGTCTATTCGTCTTTGATAATGATGCTAATATTGATACCCTTGTGGTTAATGGAAAATTTCGGTTGGAAAAGTACGGTAAAAAAGAATCATCAGGATGGCGTCTGGCTGATATAGAGATTGATCCTCCCTGGACTAAATTCAGACTCTTGAAACATGGAGGCAAAGCCACTACCTTTAAAACCAGGCTGATGGGAGAGCATAACCTGCTTAATGCTTCGGCGGCCATAGCGATTGCCCATAGTTTGCATATACCTCTTGAGATTATCCAAAAAGCTGTTGCAACATTTCAGGGAATAAAAAGGCGTCAGGAAGTGCGAGGTTTAAAAAACAACATCACGGTTATGGATGATTTTGCCCATCACCCCACTGCGGTAAGGGAGACAATAAAGGCCGTAAAACCATATTATCCTGATGGGCGGGTTATTGCTGTATTTGAACCTAGAACCAATTCAAGTATGCGTAAAGTTTTTCAGGATGTTTATCCTCTTTCTTTTGATTTTGCCGATATTATTTGCATACGCAAGCCGCCGTTACTCAACAAGATACCTTCTGACGATAGATTTTCATCAAAAAAGCTGGTGGAGGATATAAAAAGCCGCAACAAGGACGCATACTACTTTAAAAACACAGAAGAGATAATCGCTTTCCTGATTAAAGAAGCAAAACCAAAGGATCTTATACTCATTATGTCAAACGGCGGTTTTGATAATATACATGAGAGGCTGCTCGATGGAGGGTTGTAA
- a CDS encoding cysteine hydrolase family protein gives MAKKALIIIDMLNDFIDAGGALFLGKHARDIIPFIKKRINIYRKNSDLVLYLKDSHAEDDKEFARFPRHCITGTWGNQIIKELKPEPGEAIIPKNRYSGFFNTDLSIILEKEKVENIEVVGVCTSICIMDTVGGLANRDYRVSVPAKGVADFDREFHEFALKRMDKVYGATILK, from the coding sequence ATGGCAAAAAAAGCTTTGATTATTATTGATATGCTGAACGATTTCATAGATGCAGGAGGTGCGCTTTTTTTAGGCAAACATGCCAGGGATATAATTCCTTTTATTAAAAAACGTATTAATATATATCGAAAAAATAGTGATTTGGTTCTCTATCTGAAAGATTCTCATGCTGAAGATGACAAGGAATTTGCAAGATTTCCGAGGCATTGTATAACAGGTACCTGGGGAAATCAAATCATTAAAGAACTCAAACCTGAACCTGGAGAAGCGATTATTCCCAAAAACAGATATAGTGGATTTTTCAATACGGATTTATCTATAATATTAGAAAAAGAAAAAGTAGAGAATATTGAAGTTGTCGGGGTATGCACTTCTATCTGTATAATGGATACTGTGGGCGGACTTGCCAATAGAGATTACAGGGTTTCTGTTCCTGCAAAGGGCGTGGCGGATTTTGACCGGGAGTTTCATGAATTTGCTTTAAAGAGAATGGATAAGGTTTATGGGGCAACTATCTTAAAATGA